The Candidatus Wallbacteria bacterium genome includes a window with the following:
- a CDS encoding SPASM domain-containing protein, with the protein MKIPSFQIGITDHCNLKCIHCGQNACEGYGHPGGLGPLPFHQGKKGFMDEGLFRRIMDDIEKNEINFDVFNFFWFGEQFLHPLTLKFLRQIFDQYRRKPFFHKFFLHTNGTLFNQDFGSLILDFCREFPDLMFRLYFSLDAGGREDFFNIKRSDDYELVERNIVDFIKKRQNFGIQPQVVLGFIVLPENRSAAGNFLSHWQQVFADLGREVTVTVNSPHETADCLYLRVAYLPLQAKFERLFQETAVELGLMSPKVLLTEGIERQTVMQLIDGKTLKSVSPVRPACPAPFRTVTVNWDGRLAACCSDYEFEVKLPSLTEMNLTDAWLSAVYQDLRCSQLSGDLSAYPRCEHCGNIDALPLSKAEIELAIQNGMLQDPKKKGP; encoded by the coding sequence ATGAAGATTCCATCATTCCAGATCGGCATTACAGACCACTGCAACCTCAAATGCATCCATTGCGGCCAGAATGCCTGCGAGGGTTACGGGCACCCAGGTGGATTGGGACCGCTGCCGTTTCATCAGGGAAAAAAAGGATTCATGGATGAAGGGCTTTTCAGACGGATCATGGACGACATTGAGAAAAATGAAATCAACTTTGACGTCTTCAATTTTTTCTGGTTCGGTGAGCAGTTTCTGCATCCCCTTACCCTGAAATTCTTGAGACAGATATTTGATCAGTACCGAAGGAAGCCTTTTTTTCATAAATTCTTTCTGCATACTAACGGAACACTGTTTAATCAGGACTTCGGAAGCCTGATCCTGGATTTCTGCCGTGAATTTCCTGATCTCATGTTCAGGCTTTATTTTTCGCTGGACGCAGGTGGCAGGGAAGATTTTTTCAACATCAAGCGCAGCGACGATTATGAACTGGTGGAGAGAAACATTGTTGATTTTATTAAAAAGCGGCAGAATTTTGGCATTCAACCGCAGGTCGTGCTGGGGTTCATAGTTCTGCCTGAAAATCGTTCAGCTGCCGGGAATTTTCTTTCGCACTGGCAGCAGGTGTTCGCTGATCTGGGCAGGGAAGTCACTGTAACTGTAAATTCACCGCATGAGACTGCAGACTGCCTTTACCTCCGCGTAGCATATCTCCCTCTACAGGCAAAATTCGAGAGATTGTTCCAGGAAACTGCTGTGGAACTCGGACTGATGTCTCCAAAAGTTCTTCTTACAGAAGGCATCGAGCGTCAGACAGTGATGCAGTTGATCGACGGAAAAACACTGAAATCAGTGTCACCTGTGCGACCTGCCTGCCCGGCCCCATTCAGAACAGTTACAGTGAACTGGGATGGTCGCCTGGCTGCCTGCTGCTCTGACTATGAATTCGAGGTGAAACTGCCTTCACTCACTGAAATGAACCTGACCGATGCCTGGCTCTCGGCTGTTTACCAGGACCTGCGGTGCAGTCAGCTGAGCGGAGATTTATCGGCATACCCCCGCTGCGAACATTGCGGAAACATTGACGCGCTGCCTTTGAGCAAAGCTGAAATCGAGCTGGCAATACAGAACGGCATGCTGCAAGATCCAAAAAAGAAGGGGCCTTGA